DNA from Flavobacteriales bacterium:
AGTTGAGGTTACACCTCTTAAAGAAGAAGAAATGAAAGCTTATACTGCTGAAGATAAATTTAAAAAAATGGTCAAAAAAAATCCTGACTTATTGAATCTAAAGGATAAATTTGACCTCGAAATAGACTTCTAATTACTAAACAAAAAACTATGAAATCCAAATTAACCATTATTCTTATTCTAGTCGCTTTAGCATGGATAGGATATAACGTCAATAAAAACATGAATAAATTAGAGAATAGCTACGAGAAGGTGCAAAACGATCCTATGAATGCCAGAATTTATACCTTGGACAATGGGCTTAAAGTTTACCTTTCAGTATATAAGGATGCTCCAAGAGTACAAACTTATATTGCTGTAAGAGCTGGTAGTAAAAATGACCCTGCCGATGCCACAGGTTTAGCACATTATCTAGAGCATATGTTGTTTAAGGGCACGGACAAATATGGATCTTTAGACTATGCTAAAGAAGAACCTATGCTTAAAGAAATAGAAGCTTTGTATGAAGAGTACCGTCAAATTGATATGAATGATACTGAAAATAGAGACAGAGTTTGGGCTCAAATTGATTCTATTTCTGGAGAAGCTGCCAAATTTGCTATCGCTAACGAATACGACAAAATGGTTTCTAACATAGGGGCTAAAGGAACCAATGCCTACACCTCTGCCGAGGCAACCGTTTATGTCAATGATATACCTTCCAATCAATTAGAAAAATGGTTAGACATAGAGTCTGAGCGTTTTCGTATGCCAGTCTTTCGTCTCTTTCACACTGAACTAGAGGCTGTTTACGAAGAAAAAAACAGAGGATTAGATAGCGACGGTCGTAAAATGTTTGAGGCATTATTAGAAGGTCTTTTCCAAAAACATACCTATGGAACACAAACTACCATAGGTACTATTGAGCACCTTAAGAATCCTTCTCTTTCGGAGATTAGAAAATATTTCAACAAAAACTATGTGCCAAACAATATGGCTATATGTATGTCAGGAGATTTTAACCCTGATTCGGTAATCAATTGGGTTAACCAAAAGTTTGGTGCTTATGAAAGAAAAGACGACCCAGAGTTCGCACCTGGCGTTGAAGAACCCATATCCGAACCAATTATAAAAGATGTTTTCGGTCCTGAAACAGAAAGAATTTACTTAGGCTATCGTTTCCCAGGCGTCAAGGATAGAGAAACACAAGTAATGCGAATTATTGATATGGTGTTAAGTAATAGTCAAGCAGGTCTTATTGACCTTAACTTGAACCAGCAACAAAAAGTACTTCAAGCCAGTTGTTTCCCATACATCCTATCAGACTACAGTACGCATATTTTATATGGTTCTCCAAAGCAAGGGCAATCTTTAGACGAATTGAAAGACTTGCTTATCGCCGAAGTAGAAAAAGTTAAAAATGGTGATTTCCCAGATTGGCTTTTACCAGCTATTATTAGCGATATGAAACTTTCAAAAATTAAAGTTTACGAAAGCAACTCAAGTAGAGCCAATGAATTTGTACAATCGTTTATTCAACGTATCGAATGGAAAGACTACGTTAAAGAAATGGAAGTACTAGAAAGTATTACCAAAGAAGAAGTCATGGAGGTAGCTAAAAAATACTACCAAGACAATTATGTTTATGTCCGTAAAAACTTAGGCGAAGATACTGGAGTTATTAAAGTAAGTAAACCTGCCATCACCCCTGTTGAAGTTAATAGAGATTCTCAATCGGAGTTCTTGTCTAAAATCTTTGAAGAAGAAGTGCCCAATATAGAGCCTGACTTCTTAGATTATGAAAGTGACATAAAACAAGCTGACATCGGCGTACCATTATTGTACATGCAAAACAAAGAAAATAGCAGATTTAAACTATTCTATATCAGCGATAGAGGCAAAAATCACAGCAAAAAACTAAGCATGGCTATTGACTACCTCAACTTCTTAGGTACTGAAGATATGAGTCCAGCTAAGAAAAAAGAAGAGTTTTATAAATTAGGTTGCGAATTATCGGTAAGTAGCCAAAACGAACAAAGCTACATCTCTTTAACAGGTCTTGATGATAATTTTGAAGAGTCTGTAAAGCTTTTCGAAAAATTACTTGCCAATGTAGTTGCCAATGAAGAAGCATTAGAAAACCTCAAAATGAATACCCTTAAAAAGAGAGCTGATGCTAAACTCAACAAGCAAACTATTCTTTACAGTGGTATGAGCAATTATGCCAAGTATGGTCCAGTCAATCCGTTTACTAATACGCTTTCTGACGAGGAAATAATGGCAATTACTTCAGACGAGTTGATTGATATTATCCGAAACTTGACTTCTTATGAGCACCGTGTTTTATATTATGGACCAAAATCATTCGAAGAAACAGAAAAAAGTATCGCCGAATTACACCCTATTCCTTCTGAATTGAACCCAATTCAAGAAGTAGAGGATTTTAAAGAATTGGACATCAACAAAACATCGGTTTATGTTATCGACTACGATATGAAACAAGCCGAAATATTAATGGTAGCTAAAGGTCAAGCATTCAATGCTGAAAAAATGCCTCTTATCAAACTTCATAACGAATACTTTGGTGGAAGTATGGGAAGTATTGTTTTCCAAACTTTACGTGAGTCTAAAGCTCTAGCTTATTCGGTATATAGTGCCTACAGTACACCTAGAGAAAATGACAAATCGCATTATGTAACTGCCTATATAGGAACTCAAGCCGATAAATTGGCAGAAGCTATGGTGGGCATGAAAGAACTGCTAACAACTATACCTGAAGCAGAAGCTAATTTAGAAAATGCTAAAGAGGCAGTCATTCAAAAGATTCGTACAGAACGTATTACCAAAGACCGTGTGCTTTTCAACTACGAATCGGCTAAAAGACTGGGCTACGATTACGACTCTAGAAAAGATATTTTTGACAATATCAACAAGTTCGAAATGTCAGACTTAACTAATTTCCACAACGAGCACATCAGTGGTAACGATTACACCATTTTAGTACTAGGAAATAAAGATGATTTAAACATCGATGCCCTGAAAGAATATGGCGATGTAAAATTCTTGTCTTTAGAAGACGTATTCGGATACTAAATAGTAAATTTGCACACTTAAAAATTGAATAAAATTATCATGAGTAAAATAAAAGTTGACAACCCAGTAGTAGAATTGGATGGCGATGAAATGACGCGCATCATTTGGAAATTTATCAAAGACAAATTAATCCTTCCTTATCTTGATTTAGATATCAAATATTATGATTTAGGAATGGAAAGTCGAGACAATACAGATGACCAAATAACTGTTGATGCTGCTAATGCTATTAAGAAGTATAAAGTAGGTATCAAATGCGCTACCATTACTCCAGATGAAGCAAGAGTGGAAGAATTCGGACTTAAAAAAATGTGGCGCTCACCAAACGGTACTATAAGAAATATCGTAGGTGGTACTGTATTTAGAGAACCTATCATCTGCTCAAACGTACCACGATTAGTGCCTAACTGGACCAAACCTATCTGCATTGGACGTCACGCTTTTGGAGACCAATACAAAGCTACCGATACTGTAATCCAAGGCAAAGGTAAACTAACAATGACATTCACTCCTGAAAACGGAGAAGAAGTCAGCTGGGAGGTTTATCAATATGAAGGGCAAGGTGGTGTAGCTATGAGTATGTATAATACCGATGAATCTATCTATGGTTTTGCACGTTCTTGCTTTAATCAAGCACTAGCTAAAGGCTGGCCATTATATCTTTCCACAAAAAATACTATCCTAAAAGCTTACGATGGTCGTTTCAAAGATATCTTCGAGGAGGTATATCAAAATGAATTCAAAAGTGCTTTTGATGAGGCTGGACTAACTTACGAGCATCGTCTTATTGACGACATGGTTGCCGCTGCCTTGAAATGGAATGGCGCTTTTGTATGGGCTTGTAAAAATTATGACGGTGATGTTCAATCTGATACAGTAGCGCAAGGCTTTGGCTCACTAGGACTAATGACCTCAACACTAGTAACCCCTGAAGGCGATGTGATGGAAGCTGAAGCTGCTCACGGAACAGTAACTCGTCACTACAGACAGCACCAGCAAGGTAAAAAGACTTCTACTAACCCTATTGCCTCTATTTTTGCATGGACAAGAGGCTTAGCTTTTAGAGGTAAACTAGATAATAATCAAGCACTTATTGACTTCTGCCAAACTCTAGAGAATGTTTGTGTAGAAACTGTCGAAAGTGGTGTAATGACAAAGGATTTAGCTTTATGTATTCATGGCAAAGACTTGAACGAAAGTCATTATGTTGTTACAGAAGAGTTTTTAGAAGCTTTAGACAAGGGTTTAAAAGCTAAAATGGCTTAGATATTTTTTTATAATCCTAATACGGATTATTTTTTATAATTTTGGGTTTATGAAATGTGGCTTATCACATTTTATAAACCCTTTTAAATATGAAAAAAATTATCCTCCTTATCTCTGCATTATCTATAATGCAAATGTGTGTGTATGCTCAAAATGTAGGCGACACAATTGTCATCGAATCTTTTAACTATTCTCAAACCTACGGCGTTAACCAATGGTCTCCAGGTATTAGAGATACAATTATTGATTTTTCAATTTTACCAGACCAACCCATCGAAAAAGTGTTGATGTTGTACAACATGCGTTGTAAAAACAATTTAGTTTCCAATTCGAGTAATAGAGATCAAGGTTGTGGTGAGTGGGATTCGTCTTGCAATACTTACTTACACGACTCAACACGAACAGACTCAGTTACATATACTCACCCTAATTATGTCATTTCAAACTTTAGTGGGACAAATTTTTCTTACACCTCACAAGAAATTTACGACTTATACCAATATGAAGAAAACACTGTAACACTTAACAATATTTTATCAGAAAACAGTTACGACCTCCTCAATGGTAATACTAGTTCAAACTCTACTTTGAATGGCTCTAATAAATCAGGAAAATCACAATACTTATATACAGCGAATGAGCTTATAGCAGCTGGATTTTCTGCAGGCGAAATAGATGGAATTATAGTTAATGCCAATAACTCTGGCACTATACATTTTCTAAGGCTAAAATTGAAATCAACAAGCGACAATGAAATTTTAGCTAACAACCCAATAACAGATGGGCTTAGCCAAGTATTTTTTGATGATGTGTTTAACTTTCAAGTTGGTGAAAATAGACTTCAATTTGAAACCCCATTTGAATGGAATGGCACAGATAATCTTATCGTTGAATTCTCCTTTACAAACTCAACACCAACAAATGACATACAGCTAACAAGTACGCCTTCTAACAATTTAGGCATATTTACGAATAATGGCTATCATATCAATACATCTTTTGGTGGAAATGCAGAAATTCCAATTGACAACCTATCTTCTATTCAAAATGAAATTACCGTTTCTTTTTGGGCAAATGGAATTCCAAATTTAATGCCTACAAATACTTCCATTATTGAAGCTATTGATAGTAATGGTCAAAGAACATTAAATTTTCATTTGCCATGGAGCAACAGCAATGTATATTTTGATTGCGGTAATTCAGGAAATAATTATGATAGAATTTTAAAAGCTGCATCTGAAAATGAGTTTGAAGGACAGTGGAATCATTGGGCGTTTACTAAAAACACTAATACTGGATCTATGAAAATATACCTTAACGGTATAGAATGGCATAATGGAAATGATAAAACAAAACCTATAAACATTAACAAAATTATTTTGGGTGCTGATAAAAATGGCAATTTAAACTACAAAGGACTTATTGATGAACTAAGAATTTGGGATAAAGAACTATCACAAACAGAAATCAATGCTTGGAAAAATATCAATGTTGACAACACACATCCCTACTACTCAAACCTCAAATCCTACCTAAAAATAGATGAAGGCAATAGCACCCAACTAACAGATGAATCCAATAGCAATATCATAGCTGAAGGAAATTCACCACATTTTTGGAACTTTATAAGAGGAAATGAGCTCAATCGCTTTTTTAGTAATGACAACAACAGACCTAACATTACACTTTTAAGAGGCGATTACGATTTATCTGTTAATCAAACAAGCGTATATGACTCTATAATGAGACAACCTAATTTGGTAAAAAACTATACAATAACACAAAATATTGGCACTCAAATACACGATGAAGTTGAAGTCGTTTCTGAAACTTTCCTTTGGGAAGCAACTGAACAAAATGTGTATGATGCAATAACGGGCAATATATTATCAAGCAATACTATTTCTAGCGAGGGAACATACACCATAACCGACCTAGAATACCAAAGACGTTTTCCTTCAAAAATTGAGATTATGTCTTTTGTAACCCCCTATGGCTTAGGTCTAGATTTAGGTCCAAAAGGTAAAACATGGACATTTGATATGACCGACTTTTTACCCATTTTTAAAGGGCAAAAAAGAATGACTATGGAAAGAGGGGGGCAATGGATGGAGGATATGGATATAAAATTCTTATTTATTCTAGGGACACCTCCTAGAGATGTTATCGGATTTAATCAAATATGGCGACCTGAATCTAGGTCTTACATACATCTAGAAAGTGACCGATTCTTTGCTCCTAGAGAAACTAAATTAAATCCGTTAGCTAAATATTTTAAAATACGTTCTTCTATAACAGGACATGGTCAAGAAGGTGAATTTATAGGAAGACAACACTACATAAATATCAATGGTGGCAGTAGTGAATTTAATTGGCAAGTATGGAAAGAATGTGCTGAAAATCCTATCTATCCTCAAGGTGGAACATGGATTTACGATAGGGCTGGATGGTGCCCTGGCAGCCCAACGGACATTCAACACTACGATATTACACCTATGGTTAGCCCAGGTCAAAATGTAACTATAGATTACGGCGTATTAAACGCTAGCGGAACTTCCAATTATATAATAAACAATCAATTAATTACCTATGGAGATATCAACTTTGATTTAGACGCAAGTATTGTCGAGGTACAAGAGCCATCAAACCGAGTTGAATTTAGCCGTAATAATTCCATTTGTCACACTCCAAAAGTTGTAATAAAAAATACAGGAAAAACTATTCTAACCTCACTAAAGATTAAATATTGGGTAAATAACTCTACCAACCCTCTTACCTACAATTGGACAGGTAACTTAAAATTTGATGAAAGTGAAGTGGTAAGCTTGCCATCATCATTAGCCTTATGGTCAAGTGTAAATGCAAGTGATAATGTTTTTTATGCTAGTGTTGAATCGCCTAATGGAGGTCAAGATGAATATGAGTTTAATAATACATATAAATCAAAATTTGATATTCCAGAGGTAATGCCTGAAGAGTTAGTCATATTTTTTAGAACGAATAATGCAGCCTATGAAAGTAGTTGGAAAATACTAGATTCAGAAAATAATGTCATTTTATCAAGAGATAATATGAGTAATGGAACATTATATAAAGATACCATAGAATTAGCCTATGGATGCTACACATTTAGAGTCGATGATTCAGGTGATGATGGTATTGACTTTTGGGCTAATAATGACGGAATTGGTTTTTGTCGATTGTATAAAAATGGAGGGTCACTGGTCAAAAATTTTGAACCAGACTTTGGAGACAACATCAATTTTAAATTTACGGTTGGCTCACCCTTAACTTACGAACAGTTAAATATATCGGAAGATATTTCATTGTATCCAAACCCCACTAGAAATAGCTTTACAATTGAAGGAGAGGATATCGAACAAGCCGATATCATAATCTTGGACAATCTCAGTCGAAAGGTAAATCTGCCTTTAGACAGAGGTTATAACAAAGTCAAATTTGATTCAAAAAGCTTAGCAAAAGGAATGTATCTCATTCAAATTAAATTCAACAATAGTATTCAAACTAAAAAATTAATTATTGAGTAAACTCAAATTTGTTTTTTTCTTTAATATCCCATCAGAATTGATGGGATATTTTTTTTGAAGTAGTAAGACCATTGATAAGGTTTTTGATTAAAATCATAAATTTTTTATACCTTGTCAAAGTTTAACTTATTCAAATAAATAATATTATGAAGTATTTTTCAATTCCTCTTTTAGTGATATTTTCT
Protein-coding regions in this window:
- a CDS encoding insulinase family protein produces the protein MKSKLTIILILVALAWIGYNVNKNMNKLENSYEKVQNDPMNARIYTLDNGLKVYLSVYKDAPRVQTYIAVRAGSKNDPADATGLAHYLEHMLFKGTDKYGSLDYAKEEPMLKEIEALYEEYRQIDMNDTENRDRVWAQIDSISGEAAKFAIANEYDKMVSNIGAKGTNAYTSAEATVYVNDIPSNQLEKWLDIESERFRMPVFRLFHTELEAVYEEKNRGLDSDGRKMFEALLEGLFQKHTYGTQTTIGTIEHLKNPSLSEIRKYFNKNYVPNNMAICMSGDFNPDSVINWVNQKFGAYERKDDPEFAPGVEEPISEPIIKDVFGPETERIYLGYRFPGVKDRETQVMRIIDMVLSNSQAGLIDLNLNQQQKVLQASCFPYILSDYSTHILYGSPKQGQSLDELKDLLIAEVEKVKNGDFPDWLLPAIISDMKLSKIKVYESNSSRANEFVQSFIQRIEWKDYVKEMEVLESITKEEVMEVAKKYYQDNYVYVRKNLGEDTGVIKVSKPAITPVEVNRDSQSEFLSKIFEEEVPNIEPDFLDYESDIKQADIGVPLLYMQNKENSRFKLFYISDRGKNHSKKLSMAIDYLNFLGTEDMSPAKKKEEFYKLGCELSVSSQNEQSYISLTGLDDNFEESVKLFEKLLANVVANEEALENLKMNTLKKRADAKLNKQTILYSGMSNYAKYGPVNPFTNTLSDEEIMAITSDELIDIIRNLTSYEHRVLYYGPKSFEETEKSIAELHPIPSELNPIQEVEDFKELDINKTSVYVIDYDMKQAEILMVAKGQAFNAEKMPLIKLHNEYFGGSMGSIVFQTLRESKALAYSVYSAYSTPRENDKSHYVTAYIGTQADKLAEAMVGMKELLTTIPEAEANLENAKEAVIQKIRTERITKDRVLFNYESAKRLGYDYDSRKDIFDNINKFEMSDLTNFHNEHISGNDYTILVLGNKDDLNIDALKEYGDVKFLSLEDVFGY
- a CDS encoding isocitrate dehydrogenase (NADP(+)); translation: MSKIKVDNPVVELDGDEMTRIIWKFIKDKLILPYLDLDIKYYDLGMESRDNTDDQITVDAANAIKKYKVGIKCATITPDEARVEEFGLKKMWRSPNGTIRNIVGGTVFREPIICSNVPRLVPNWTKPICIGRHAFGDQYKATDTVIQGKGKLTMTFTPENGEEVSWEVYQYEGQGGVAMSMYNTDESIYGFARSCFNQALAKGWPLYLSTKNTILKAYDGRFKDIFEEVYQNEFKSAFDEAGLTYEHRLIDDMVAAALKWNGAFVWACKNYDGDVQSDTVAQGFGSLGLMTSTLVTPEGDVMEAEAAHGTVTRHYRQHQQGKKTSTNPIASIFAWTRGLAFRGKLDNNQALIDFCQTLENVCVETVESGVMTKDLALCIHGKDLNESHYVVTEEFLEALDKGLKAKMA
- a CDS encoding T9SS type A sorting domain-containing protein yields the protein MKKIILLISALSIMQMCVYAQNVGDTIVIESFNYSQTYGVNQWSPGIRDTIIDFSILPDQPIEKVLMLYNMRCKNNLVSNSSNRDQGCGEWDSSCNTYLHDSTRTDSVTYTHPNYVISNFSGTNFSYTSQEIYDLYQYEENTVTLNNILSENSYDLLNGNTSSNSTLNGSNKSGKSQYLYTANELIAAGFSAGEIDGIIVNANNSGTIHFLRLKLKSTSDNEILANNPITDGLSQVFFDDVFNFQVGENRLQFETPFEWNGTDNLIVEFSFTNSTPTNDIQLTSTPSNNLGIFTNNGYHINTSFGGNAEIPIDNLSSIQNEITVSFWANGIPNLMPTNTSIIEAIDSNGQRTLNFHLPWSNSNVYFDCGNSGNNYDRILKAASENEFEGQWNHWAFTKNTNTGSMKIYLNGIEWHNGNDKTKPININKIILGADKNGNLNYKGLIDELRIWDKELSQTEINAWKNINVDNTHPYYSNLKSYLKIDEGNSTQLTDESNSNIIAEGNSPHFWNFIRGNELNRFFSNDNNRPNITLLRGDYDLSVNQTSVYDSIMRQPNLVKNYTITQNIGTQIHDEVEVVSETFLWEATEQNVYDAITGNILSSNTISSEGTYTITDLEYQRRFPSKIEIMSFVTPYGLGLDLGPKGKTWTFDMTDFLPIFKGQKRMTMERGGQWMEDMDIKFLFILGTPPRDVIGFNQIWRPESRSYIHLESDRFFAPRETKLNPLAKYFKIRSSITGHGQEGEFIGRQHYININGGSSEFNWQVWKECAENPIYPQGGTWIYDRAGWCPGSPTDIQHYDITPMVSPGQNVTIDYGVLNASGTSNYIINNQLITYGDINFDLDASIVEVQEPSNRVEFSRNNSICHTPKVVIKNTGKTILTSLKIKYWVNNSTNPLTYNWTGNLKFDESEVVSLPSSLALWSSVNASDNVFYASVESPNGGQDEYEFNNTYKSKFDIPEVMPEELVIFFRTNNAAYESSWKILDSENNVILSRDNMSNGTLYKDTIELAYGCYTFRVDDSGDDGIDFWANNDGIGFCRLYKNGGSLVKNFEPDFGDNINFKFTVGSPLTYEQLNISEDISLYPNPTRNSFTIEGEDIEQADIIILDNLSRKVNLPLDRGYNKVKFDSKSLAKGMYLIQIKFNNSIQTKKLIIE